Proteins from one Telopea speciosissima isolate NSW1024214 ecotype Mountain lineage chromosome 1, Tspe_v1, whole genome shotgun sequence genomic window:
- the LOC122666013 gene encoding protein NETWORKED 1D-like — MTTTLLQSDSRRLYSWWWDSHISPKNSKWLQENLTDMDAKVKAMIKLIEEDADSFKGRVEMYYRKRPELMKMIEEFYRAYRALAERYDHATGALRQAHRTMAEAFPDQVPFVLADDSPAGSSTTEAEPHTPKTPRPIRGLYEPDDLHKDAFELSSSQLHTMTRNGGYSEESDAETSKRGLKQLNDMLGSGEVLPNHAKVAEVRVRKGLNFQEVDGQEHNFHDGVFHLSTENQNRASKAEMEVQKLKEALAKLEAEKDAGLLHYQQSMEKISHLETEVSSAQDSARGLHERASKAETEVQTLKEMLSKLETDMEAGLLQYHQCLERISSLEVKITDAEDGAKNLDERAGKAETEAENLKKVLARLENEKEAALLQYKECLETISNLESKISSAEEEVKKLNERAERAETEVQTLKQALSKLEEQKEAAALQYKQWLERISILESEVTHAQEEARRLNTEIETGVAKLHSSEEHCLVLESINQTLRSELEAFVRKMGMQTEELKEKHEELQRFHTRIQEEHVHFLQADAALRTMQSLHSQSQEEQRNLAVELQKTVQLLKDVELQKQGLEDRVQQIKEDNKILEDQNLSSARSMKSLQDEIFDLKETKGKLEEEVELRLDQRNALQQEIYCLKEEINDLNRHLLSIMEQVKSLGLNPESFASAVKNLQDENLKLKEICQRGRDEKVTLLEKLENMEKLLEKNALLENSLSDVTAELEGLREKVKLLDASCQSLQEEKSALVAEKASLVSQLEIMAEKVEKLLERSTLLENSLSDAVAELEGSKTKAKILEESCHSLDNEKSALLSEKESVVSQLQNVQQSLAELKNKCTQLEEKYFGLEKEKETTLCQVKELSVSLNLEKQERAIFSESSETRLAALEKHMHVLQEQGLCRKKEIEEQLDRSMNTQVEIFILQKFIRDMEEKNLSLFIECQKHFEASKLSEKLVSELEGKNHKLHVETKLLSDQIEKLRTGIIEILNSLEVDTDYASHDKIREDQMLLKNILRKIEDANGSFLKVQDEKQQLSFQNLVLITLLEQMRLETAHLERERNTLDKEFKLRMEELLVLQNEKHKLLEMNVQLQSEIRMGEHREETLKSEMEKLQAKISDLKEAYLVSQNENFRSVEENGVLRKELSDTKEVAHVLEEEISVLLGKTFALENLSLIFEGCNTEKAVKLEEFSKDLDCLREVNSGLQGGIRVIVEKLEIVEREKLHLKKSAEELENEMNGVRNVNEQLHHQIMMGKDLLYQKGMELSVAEQKIGVAASENKMLFRDVEDLKKELNESEVLRREQEKHILELSADKSRQTVEIGCIHEANRKFESELSKLREETIKLKNAEKYFSYELQERRNEVILLEADAAKFYGDLQMSSVREALLEQKVHELIGAYEILERESASKTVEIEQMNGKLSVLDGENGGLKAELAAYLPVIVSLRDSISSLEDHALLQTKMEPTDVELENPYHDKSQGLMSGDHCAVLPNGVSDLQALLNRVKAIEKIVMEKERLAVLESLDKDKQVAVKKEIKGLKSRTSSLKEKEVQTSRDIVLQLEGPELRDESNDGHLQKTEPQISKVKNVLLMKDIPLDHVSEQSFCGHGVGQNALDEKRNVETDDDMLEIWETVEHDYNLDLTVDKGQKLPSAPAKGETGVKEQKSKHPFSKLQVEKELGVDILEVSSRGTEPHQQGNRRKILERLASDAQKLMNLYITLEEVKKKVEMSGKSKNSKDIEYDTVKGQLQEVEEAIMQLSDVNSKLTKSAEEGFLSSDEKSVLEMEETRNVRRKRVSEQARRVSEKIGRLQVQLQKIQFDLLKLEEYRRSKGLLKVPERRVLLKDYLYGYGGGRSSPRRKKVTFCACARPSTKN, encoded by the exons ATATGGATGCTAAGGTCAAAGCAATGATCAAGCTCATCGAAGAAGATGCAGATTCCTTTAAAGGGAGGGTAGAGATGTACTACAGAAAGCGTCCAGAACTTATGAAAATGATTGAGGAGTTCTACCGAGCATATCGTGCTTTGGCAGAAAGATATGACCATGCAACTGGGGCACTCCGTCAAGCCCATCGTACCATGGCTGAAGCATTTCCTGACCAAGTTCCCTTTGTGCTGGCTGACGATTCACCTGCAGGCTCTTCCACCACCGAGGCTGAGCCTCACACACCAAAGACACCACGTCCTATACGTGGACTGTATGAACCTGACGACTTGCACAAGGATGCTTTCGAGCTTTCCTCATCACAGTTGCATACCATGACAAGGAATggaggctattctgaagaatctGATGCTGAAACAAGCAAAAGGGGGTTGAAACAGCTCAATGATATGCTTGGGTCAGGTGAAGTGTTGCCGAATCATGCAAAGGTTGCAGAAGTTAGGGTGAGAAAAGGCCTGAACTTCCAGGAGGTGGATGGGCAAGAACATAACTTCCATGATGGTGTGTTTCACTTGTCAACTGAGAACCAGAAT CGAGCAAGTAAAGCCGAGATGGAGGTTCAAAAACTTAAAGAGGCTCTTGCTAAATTGGAAGCTGAGAAGGATGCAGGCCTTCTTCACTACCAGCAAAGTATGGAGAAGATATCCCATTTAGAGACTGAAGTCTCAAGTGCCCAAGATAGTGCCAGAGGACTCCATGAACGAGCAAGTAAAGCAGAAACAGAAGTTCAAACCTTAAAAGAAATGCTTTCCAAACTAGAAACTGATATGGAAGCTGGGCTTCTTCAATACCATCAGTGTTTGGAGAGGATATCTAGTCTGGAGGTCAAAATTACTGATGCAGAAGATGGTGCCAAAAATCTTGACGAGCGAGCAGGAAAAGCTGAAACCGAAGCTGAAAACTTAAAGAAAGTCCTTGCCAGACTAGAAAATGAGAAGGAAGCTGCTCTTCTTCAATATAAGGAATGTTTAGAGACAATATCTAATTTGGAGAGCAAAATCTCTTCTGCCGAGGAGGAAGTAAAAAAGCTTAATGAGCGAGCTGAAAGGGCTGAAACTGAAGTCCAGACACTAAAGCAAGCACTTTCTAAATTAGAGGAACAAAAGGAAGCAGCTGCTCTTCAGTATAAGCAGTGGTTGGAGAGAATATCTATTCTGGAGAGTGAAGTAACTCATGCACAGGAGGAGGCCAGAAGACTTAACACTGAGATAGAAACAGGGGTAGCAAAACTACACAGCTCTGAAGAACATTGTCTTGTATTGGAGAGTATAAATCAAACTCTGCGGTCAGAGCTGGAAGCTTTTGTACGGAAGATGGGGATGCAAACTGAGGAACTTAAAGAGAAGCATGAAGAGTTGCAGAGATTCCACACTCGCATACAAGAAGAGCACGTGCACTTCTTGCAGGCGGATGCTGCTCTCAGAACCATGCAGAGTTTGCACTCCCAATCTCAGGAAGAGCAGAGAAATCTGGCAGTGGAGCTCCAAAAGACTGTTCAACTTTTGAAGGATGTGGAGCTTCAGAAGCAGGGTTTGGAGGACAGAGTCCAACAAATCAAGGAGGACAACAAGATCCTGGAGGACCAGAACTTATCGTCTGCCAGATCAATGAAGAGTCTGCAGGATGAGATCTTTGACTTGAAGGAGACAAAAGGAAAGCTTGAAGAGGAGGTTGAACTTCGCTTGGATCAAAGAAATGCTCTTCAACAAGAGATTTACTGTCTGAAAGAGGAAATAAATGACTTGAACCGGCACCTCCTGAGTATAATGGAGCAAGTTAAATCATTGGGTTTGAACCCCGAGTCCTTTGCTTCAGCTGTGAAGAACTTGCAGGATGAGAACTTAAAGCTGAAAGAAATTTGTCAGAGAGGCAGAGACGAAAAAGTAACTCTTTTGGAGAAGTTGGAAAACATGGAGAAACTTCTGGAGAAAAATGCTCTTTTAGAAAATTCCCTCTCAGATGTGACTGCTGAGTTAGAAGGATTGAGAGAGAAGGTGAAACTTTTAGATGCATCCTGCCAGTCTCTCCAAGAAGAAAAATCTGCTCTTGTTGCTGAGAAGGCTAGCCTGGTTTCCCAGTTAGAGATTATGGCTGAGAAAGTGGAAAAGCTCCTAGAGAGGAGCACATTACTTGAGAATTCCCTTTCTGATGCAGTTGCTGAACTGGAAGGGTCGAAGACAAAAGCGAAGATCTTAGAAGAATCTTGCCACTCTCTTGATAATGAAAAGTCTGCACTTCTTTCTGAAAAAGAATCTGTGGTCTCTCAGCTACAAAATGTTCAGCAAAGCCTGGCCGAACTAAAGAACAAATGCACACAATTAGAAGAAAAGTATTTTGGcctggagaaggagaaagaaaccACACTTTGTCAAGTTAAAGAGCTAAGTGTCTCCTTGAACCTAGAAAAACAAGAACGTGCAATTTTTTCTGAGTCAAGTGAAACTAGGTTAGCTGCTCTAGAAAAGCATATGCATGTCCTGCAAGAACAAGGTCTATGtaggaagaaagaaattgagGAACAACTTGACAGATCCATGAACACTCAGGTTGAGATCTTCATCCTGCAGAAGTTTATCCGAGACATGGAAGAAAAGAATCTCTCTTTGTTTATCGAGTGTCAGAAACACTTTGAGGCTTCCAAGTTATCAGAGAAATTAGTTTCAGAACTGGAAGGAAAAAATCACAAACTGCATGTAGAAACAAAACTCCTGTCTGACCAAATTGAGAAGCTTAGAACAGGAATTATTGAGATCTTGAATTCCCTTGAAGTTGATACAGATTATGCAAGTCATGATAAGATCAGAGAGGATCAAATGCTACTGAAGAATATTTTAAGGAAAATTGAAGATGCAAATGGTTCTTTCTTGAAAGTTCAGGATGAGAAGCAACAGCtgtcatttcaaaatttggttctGATTACTTTGCTAGAACAAATGAGACTGGAGACAGCACATCTTGAACGTGAAAGGAACACCCTTGATAAGGAGTTCAAACTCCGGATGGAGGAGCTTTTGGTTCTGCAAAATGAGAAACATAAACTTCTGGAGATGAATGTGCAGTTACAATCAGAAATCAGGATGGGAGAGCACCGGGAGGAGACACTAAAATCTGAAATGGAGAAGCTACAGGctaaaatttcagatttgaaggAGGCTTACCTAGTATcccaaaatgaaaatttcagaTCGGTTGAAGAAAATGGAGTTTTGAGGAAGGAGTTGTCAGACACAAAGGAGGTGGCACACGTGCTAGAAGAGGAAATAAGTGTTCTTCTTGGTAAAACATTTGCTTTGGAAAATCTCTCCTTGATTTTTGAGGGCTGTAACACTGAGAAAGCTGTGAAACTGGAAGAGTTTAGCAAAGATCTGGACTGTCTTCGTGAAGTTAACAGTGGCCTCCAGGGTGGGATTAGAGTAATAGTGGAAAAGTTGGAAATAGTAGAGAGGGAAAAGCTGCATCTCAAGAAGTCTGCTGAGGAATTGGAGAATGAGATGAATGGAGTCAGGAATGTAAATGAGCAACTGCATCATCAAATCATGATGGGAAAGGATCTACTTTATCAGAAGGGAATGGAACTTTCAGTTGCAGAACAGAAGATCGGAGTTGCAGCAAGTGAGAACAAAATGTTATTTAGAGATGTTGAGGATCTGAAGAAGGAACTAAATGAATCTGAGGTGTTAAGACGGGAGCAAGAGAAGCACATCCTTGAGCTATCAGCAGATAAAAGCCGTCAGACGGTGGAGATTGGTTGCATTCATGAAGCAAATaggaagtttgaatctgaactcAGCAAATTACGTGAGGAAACCATAAAACTTAAAAATGCAGAGAAATATTTTAGTTATGAGCTgcaagagagaagaaatgaagTCATACTCCTAGAGGCTGATGCTGCAAAATTCTATGGAGACCTGCAGATGTCCAGTGTTCGCGAAGCTCTACTTGAACAGAAGGTTCATGAGCTTATTGGAGCATATGAGATCCTTGAACGTGAAAGTGCTTCAAAAACAGTAGAGATTGAACAGATGAATGGAAAACTTTCTGTTTTGGACGGTGAAAATGGAGGACTCAAAGCTGAGCTGGCTGCATATTTGCCTGTCATAGTTTCCTTGAGGGATAGTATCTCATCTCTTGAAGACCATGCTCTTTTGCAGACAAAGATGGAACCGACG GATGTAGAATTGGAAAATCCATATCATGATAAGAGCCAAGGACTGATGAGTGGAGATCATTGTGCTGTGCTGCCAAATGGAGTTTCTGATTTGCAGGCATTGCTGAATAGGGTTAAAGCTATTGAGAAGATAGTGATGGAGAAGGAGAGGCTTGCAGTGCTGGAAAGCTTAGACAAAGACAAGCAAGTGGCTGTGAAGAAAGAGATCAAAGGGTTAAAATCTAGGACCAGCTCcctgaaagaaaaagaagttcaaACAAGCAGGGATATTGTCTTGCAACTAGAAGGCCCTGAACTCAGGGATGAGTCAAATGATGGCCATCTACAGAAAACAGAACCCCAAATATCAAAGGTAAAGAATGTGCTACTGATGAAAGATATTCCACTTGATCATGTTTCTGAACAGTCATTCTGTGGCCATGGAGTTGGACAAAATGCCCTGGACGAGAAACGAAATGTTGAGACAGATGATGACATGCTTGAGATATGGGAAACTGTTGAACATGACTACAACCTAGATCTTACAGTTGACAAGGGACAGAAGCTGCCATCTGCACCTGCCAAGGGTGAGACTGGTGTAAAGGAACAGAAGAGTAAGCATCCCTTTTCAAAGTTGCAAGTTGAGAAGGAGTTGGGCGTTGACATACTAGAGGTATCTAGTAGGGGAACAGAGCCACATCAACAAGGGAACAGGAGGAAGATCCTAGAGAGACTTGCTTCTGATGCTCAGAAGTTGATGAATCTTTACATAACATTGGAAGAAGTAAAAAAGAAGGTGGAAATGTCGGGGAAGAGCAAAAATTCCAAGGATATTGAGTATGATACTGTGAAAGGGCAGTTACAGGAAGTTGAAGAGGCCATCATGCAGTTGTCTGATGTTAACAGCAAATTGACTAAGAGTGCTGAAGAGGGTTTCTTGTCCTCTGATGAAAAGTCTGTGTTGGAAATGGAGGAGACTAGAAACGTCCGAAGGAAGAGAGTCTCAGAACAAGCACGGCGAGTGTCTGAAAAGATTGGACGGTTGCAAGTTCAGTTGCAGAAAATCCAATTTGATTTGTTGAAGCTTGAGGAGTATAGAAGAAGCAAGGGACTACTAAAAGTCCCAGAAAGGAGGGTTCTCTTGAAGGACTATCTGTATGGCTATGGCGGTGGCAGAAGCAGCCCCAGGCGAAAGAAGGTTACATTTTGTGCTTGTGCCAGACCTTCAACAAAGAACTAG